A window from Primulina eburnea isolate SZY01 chromosome 2, ASM2296580v1, whole genome shotgun sequence encodes these proteins:
- the LOC140824053 gene encoding uncharacterized protein: MDEEEIAKRVSSLKLSLPNLGAPVVIPTVLAAAGSQRLESCLVAKVFSSKAVNRETFRTQMPRIIQAKKEVKIEVIGENMFMLNFNSIMDKRNVMLGGPWNFFKDLVIFKEPTGLQKTMDINFDELAIWVQCHNLPFAFMHESVIRNLGERIGRVLEVDGEEDGNCTGKFVRVRVLLDITKPLLQGLRVKPEEAEEEICILLLYERLPNFCYLCGRLGHVLKECVDHRDEDPVPSYGNWLRASSISGNRIVKEYISNIPSSSDSPHFPPQGFEVGSEEHVGMNVIPLHQKDSSEVLGKSFTDENLELPMVQLPRVTQNLDSDFSEKRAALVIDIDQNRDVGFQVQRPANKDELETYGSWVSKTVFSFHQYVFH; the protein is encoded by the coding sequence atggatgaGGAGGAGATAGCTAAGAGGGTGAGTTCTTTAAAGCTTTCTTTGCCTAATCTTGGTGCACCGGTGGTGATTCCGACGGTGCTAGCTGCTGCGGGATCGCAGAGGCTGGAATCATGTCTTGTGGCAAAGGTATTCTCTTCTAAGGCAGTAAATCGAGAGACATTTCGGACTCAGATGCCTCGGATTATTCAGGCTAAAAAAGAGGTGAAAATCGAAGTAATTGGGGAAAATATGTTTATGCTGAATTTCAATTCAATTATGGATAAACGCAATGTTATGTTAGGTGGTCCATGGAATTTTTTCAAGGATTTAGTGATATTCAAAGAACCAACAGGGCTCCAGAAAACTATGGATATTAATTTTGATGAGTTGGCTATTTGGGTTCAGTGCCATAACCTACCCTTTGCCTTTATGCATGAATCAGTTATCCGAAATTTGGGTGAGCGGATTGGCAGAGTCTTGGAAGTGGATGGGGAGGAAGATGGGAATTGCACAGGCAAATTTGTTAGGGTAAGGGTTTTGTTGGATATCACCAAGCCACTTCTGCAGGGATTACGAGTGAAGCCTGAAGAGGCAGAGGAAGAAATATGCATTCTGTTGTTATATGAAAGACTACCTAATTTTTGCTATCTATGTGGGAGGCTGGGACATGTTTTAAAAGAATGCGTGGATCACAGGGATGAGGATCCAGTACCATCTTATGGTAATTGGCTAAGGGCTTCATCGATTTCTGGAAATCGAATAGTGAAAGAATATATCTCTAATATTCCTTCTTCAAGTGATTCACCACACTTTCCACCCCAGGGTTTTGAAGTGGGATCTGAGGAGCATGTTGGTATGAATGTTATTCCATTACATCAGAAAGATAGCTCAGAGGTCTTGGGGAAGAGTTTCACAGACGAGAATCTTGAGTTGCCTATGGTTCAACTGCCTCGAGTAACACAAAACTTGGATTCAGATTTTTCTGAGAAGAGGGCAGCTTTGGttattgatattgatcaaaATCGAGATGTTGGATTTCAGGTGCAGCGACCAGCAAACAAAGATGAATTGGAAACGTATGGCTCGTGGGTCTCAAAAACAGTCTTCAGTTTCCATCAATACGTCTTCCACTAA
- the LOC140822860 gene encoding plasma membrane ATPase 2 isoform X2, producing the protein MYPIQHRKYRPGIDNLLVLLIGGIPIAMPTVLSVTMAIGSHRLAQQGAITKRMTAIEEMAGMDVLCSDKTGTLTLNKLTVDKNLIEVFAKGVNADTVVLMAAQASRTENQDAIDCAIVGMLADPKEARAGIREVHFLPFNPTDKRTALTYLDGEGNMHRVSKGAPEQILNLARNKSDIERRVHAVIDKFAERGLRSLAVAYQEVPERTKESPGGPWQFIGLMPLFDPPRHDSAETIRRALDLGVNVKMITGDQLAIGKETGRRLGMGTNMYPSSALLGQNKDESIAALPIDELIEKADGFAGVFPEHKYEIVKRLQARKHICGMTGDGVNDAPALKKADIGIAVADATDAARSASDIVLTEPGLSVIISAVLTSRAIFQRMKNYTIYAVSITIRIVLGFMLLALIWEFDFPPFMVLIIAILNDGTIMTISKDRVKPSPLPDSWKLAEIFATGIILGGYLAMMTVIFFWAAYKTDFFPRIFGVSTLEKTAHDDFRKLASAVYLQVSTISQALIFVTRSRSWSYVERPGLLLVAAFFIAQLVATLIAVYANWSFSAIEGIGWGWAGVIWLYNIVFYIPLDIIKFLIRYALSGRAWDLVLEQRIAFTRQKDFGKEQRELQWAHAQRTLHGLQVPDTKLFNETTNFSELNQLAEEAKRRAEIARLRELHTLKGHVESVVRLKGLDIDTIQQAYTV; encoded by the exons ATGTACCCTATTCAGCATAGGAAATATCGCCCTGGGATTGACAATCTACTTGTGCTTCTCATTGGAGGAATTCCGATTGCTATGCCTACTGTCCTTTCCGTTACAATGGCAATTGGTTCTCATCGTCTGGCTCAACAG GGAGCTATTACAAAGAGAATGACTGCTATAGAAGAGATGGCTGGCATGGATGTGCTTTGCAGCGATAAAACGGGGACTTTAACACTGAACAAGCTTACAGTTGACAAGAATCTCATTGAG GTTTTTGCGAAAGGCGTCAATGCAGATACTGTCGTGCTAATGGCAGCTCAAGCTTCTCGTACAGAAAACCAGGATGCCATAGACTGTGCTATAGTTGGGATGCTGGCTGATCCGAAGGAG GCACGTGCTGGAATACGAGAAGTACACTTCCTTCCTTTCAACCCTACTGACAAGCGTACGGCATTGACTTACTTAGATGGTGAAGGTAATATGCACAGGGTCAGTAAAGGTGCACCTGAGCAG ATTCTAAACCTTGCACGCAATAAGTCAGACATAGAGCGAAGGGTTCATGCTGTGATTGACAAGTTTGCAGAACGAGGTTTAAGATCGCTTGCTGTGGCATACCAG GAAGTTCCGGAAAGAACAAAAGAAAGCCCAGGAGGCCCGTGGCAATTCATTGGTCTCATGCCACTTTTTGATCCACCGAGACATGATAGTGCGGAAACTATAAGAAGGGCATTGGATCTTGGAGTAAATGTCAAAATGATAACTG GGGATCAACTGGCCATTGGCAAGGAAACAGGACGGAGGTTGGGAATGGGAACTAATATGTATCCCTCATCAGCTTTGTTGGGCCAGAATAAGGATGAATCGATTGCTGCTTTGCCAATTGATGAGCTTATAGAGAAAGCCGACGGCTTTGCTGGTGTTTTCCCAG AGCACAAATACGAAATAGTAAAACGTCTTCAAGCCAGGAAACATATCTGTGGAATGACCGGAGATGGAGTAAATGATGCTCCTGCTCTGAAGAAGGCTGATATTGGGATTGCTGTTGCTGATGCAACAGACGCGGCTCGCAGTGCTTCTGACATTGTGCTTACTGAACCTGGTCTCAGTGTTATAATTAGCGCTGTTTTAACTAGTCGGGCAATCTTCCAGAGGATGAAAAATTACACG ATTTATGCTGTTTCGATTACAATACGTATTGTG CTTGGTTTCATGCTACTGGCTCTAATATGGGAATTCGACTTTCCTCCTTTTATGGTGCTAATCATTGCAATACTCAATGATG GTACCATTATGACAATATCTAAAGATAGAGTTAAACCATCTCCACTTCCGGACAGCTGGAAGCTTGCTGAAATTTTTGCAACGGGAATCATCCTTGGTGGTTACCTGGCCATGATGACTGTCATTTTCTTTTGGGCAGCTTATAAAACAGACTTCTTTCCG CGCATATTTGGGGTGTCAACACTTGAAAAAACTGCTCATGATGACTTTAGAAAGCTTGCTTCAGCAGTATATCTTCAAGTGAGCACTATCAGTCAAGCTCTAATATTTGTTACAAGATCCCGAAGCTGGTCATATGTCGAGCGTCCTGGTTTATTGCTTGTAGCCGCGTTTTTTATTGCCCAACTG GTTGCTACACTGATTGCTGTGTATGCAAATTGGAGCTTTTCAGCTATTGAAGGAATTGGATGGGGTTGGGCTGGAGTAATTTGGCTTTATAATATCGTTTTCTATATCCCGCttgatattatcaaatttctAATACGATATGCTCTCAGTGGGAGGGCTTGGGATCTTGTTCTTGAGCAACGG ATTGCCTTTACAAGGCAAAAAGATTTTGGAAAAGAACAGCGTGAGCTTCAATGGGCACATGCACAAAGGACCCTTCACGGGCTGCAAGTTCCCGATACCAAATTGTTTAACGAAACTACAAATTTTTCGGAACTCAATCAGTTGGCCGAGGAAGCAAAACGAAGAGCTGAAATCGCTAG ATTAAGGGAGCTGCATACATTGAAAGGACACGTCGAATCAGTGGTGAGGCTGAAGGGTCTTGATATAGATACGATTCAGCAGGCGTACACTGTATGA
- the LOC140822861 gene encoding protein NRT1/ PTR FAMILY 4.6-like isoform X2, translating into MDKGQPFNMWEGYADWKNRPALKDQHGGVPAATFVLEVLENLAYLANASNLVLYLSKFMHFSPSASANIVTNFMGTAFLLALLGGFLSDSYFTTYSIYLISATTEFLGLLILTVQAHTPSLKPPVSASVNRNASSEEVNSGNAAMLFIGLYLVALGVGGIKGSLPSHGAEQFDEHTSHGRKQRSTFFNNYVFCLSCGALIAVTFVVWVEDNKGWQWGLGIATTAILISIPIFLLGSSKYRIKIPIGSPITTILKVIIAALYKFWISRKTKSATENASPTPSNTKVDMDNGKNVTRDLNFLNKALEATPTSSWLRCTVKQVEEVKSVLKILPIFMSTIMLNCCLAQLSTFSIQQAATMNTKVGSLRIPPASLPVFPILFIMILAPFYNHIITPFSKKLTNTETGVTHLQRIGIGLVLSIIAMAVAALVETKRKQVALQSGLTDSTQPLPLTCLWVALQYLFLGSADLFSLAGMMDFFFTEAPYSMRSLATSLSWASLAMGYYLSSVLVRLVNSISGAFRPTPWLYGTNLNHYQLDKFYWFMCVLSVLNFLHYLFWARKYTQRTSQIDDGEEIEMQNASPDV; encoded by the exons ATG GATAAAGGGCAACCTTTCAACATGTGGGAAGGCTACGCAGATTGGAAAAACAGACCAGCCCTCAAAGACCAACACGGTGGTGTGCCTGCAGCCACTTTTGTTTTGG AAGTCTTGGAGAACTTAGCGTACCTTGCTAATGCAAGCAACTTGGTACTTTATCTGTCAAAGTTCATGCATTTTTCTCCATCAGCTTCAGCAAACATCGTTACCAACTTCATGGGCACTGCTTTCCTCCTTGCTCTCCTAGGCGGCTTCTTATCCGACTCCTACTTCACCACCTACTCGATCTATCTGATAAGTGCAACAACAGAATTTCTG GGTCTGTTGATACTCACCGTGCAAGCTCACACGCCTTCACTGAAACCACCAGTTTCCGCCTCAGTTAACAGAAATGCTTCAAGCGAGGAAGTTAACAGTGGGAATGCAGCAATGTTATTTATAGGCCTCTATTTGGTAGCGCTAGGTGTTGGAGGAATAAAAGGTTCACTTCCTTCACACGGTGCGGAGCAATTTGATGAGCACACTTCACACGGAAGGAAGCAGAGATCAACATTCTTCAATAACTATGTGTTCTGTCTCTCTTGTGGAGCATTAATTGCAGTAACATTTGTGGTGTGGGTTGAAGATAATAAAGGTTGGCAGTGGGGACTCGGAATAGCAACCACAGCAATCTTGATCTCCATACCAATTTTCCTCCTCGGCTCTTCTAAATACAGGATCAAAATTCCCATAGGAAGCCCAATTACAACCATATTGAAG GTAATAATAGCTGCATTATACAAGTTTTGGATTTCAAGGAAAACAAAGAGTGCCACGGAAAATGCAAGCCCAACCCCATCGAATACAAAGGTGGACATGGACAATGGAAAAAACGTTACCAGAGATCTCAATTTCCTTAACAAAGCATTAGAGGCCACACCAACCTCATCATGGCTTCGCTGCACAGTGAAACAAGTAGAAGAAGTGAAATCTGTCCTTAAGATTCTTCCCATATTCATGTCAACCATTATGCTTAACTGCTGCCTCGCTCAGCTTTCTACCTTCTCCATACAACAAGCAGCCACCATGAACACTAAAGTCGGATCTTTAAGAATTCCACCAGCCTCTCTTCCGGTATTTCCCATCCTCTTCATAATGATATTAGCACCATTCTACAACCACATTATCACACCATTTTCAAAGAAACTGACCAACACCGAAACGGGAGTCACACATCTACAACGAATCGGAATCGGGCTAGTTCTTTCTATCATAGCCATGGCAGTAGCTGCTTTGGTTGAAACAAAACGGAAGCAGGTTGCATTACAATCAGGCCTAACAGACTCAACCCAACCTCTACCACTTACATGCCTCTGGGTGGCTCTGCAATACCTTTTTCTCGGTTCAGCCGATCTTTTCAGCTTGGCTGGCATGATGGATTTTTTCTTCACAGAAGCCCCATATAGCATGAGATCATTGGCAACATCTCTATCATGGGCATCACTAGCAATGGGTTACTATCTCAGTTCGGTACTAGTACGCTTGGTGAACTCCATCTCTGGAGCATTTCGTCCAACCCCTTGGCTCTACGGGACAAATTTAAACCATTATCAGCTGGACAAATTTTACTGGTTCATGTGCGTATTAAGTGTATTGAACTTCTTGCATTATCTCTTCTGGGCAAGAAAATACACACAAAGAACATCACAAATTGACGATGGAGAGGAGATTGAAATGCAGAATGCGTCACCCGATGTTTAA
- the LOC140822860 gene encoding plasma membrane ATPase 3 isoform X1 — protein MGEKPEVLDAVLKEIVDLENIPIDEVFENLRCTKEGLSNEAAEERLTIFGHNKLEEKKESKFLKFLGFMWNPLSWVMEAAAIMSIALANGGGKPPDWQDFVGIITLLVINSTISFIEENNAGNAAAALMARLAPKAKVLRDGKWSEEDASILVPGDIISIKLGDIIPADSRLLDGDPLKIDQSALTGESLPVTKGPGDGIYSGSTCKQGEIEAIVIATGVHTFFGKAAHLVDSTNQVGHFQKVLTAIGNFCICSIAVGMVIEIVVMYPIQHRKYRPGIDNLLVLLIGGIPIAMPTVLSVTMAIGSHRLAQQGAITKRMTAIEEMAGMDVLCSDKTGTLTLNKLTVDKNLIEVFAKGVNADTVVLMAAQASRTENQDAIDCAIVGMLADPKEARAGIREVHFLPFNPTDKRTALTYLDGEGNMHRVSKGAPEQILNLARNKSDIERRVHAVIDKFAERGLRSLAVAYQEVPERTKESPGGPWQFIGLMPLFDPPRHDSAETIRRALDLGVNVKMITGDQLAIGKETGRRLGMGTNMYPSSALLGQNKDESIAALPIDELIEKADGFAGVFPEHKYEIVKRLQARKHICGMTGDGVNDAPALKKADIGIAVADATDAARSASDIVLTEPGLSVIISAVLTSRAIFQRMKNYTIYAVSITIRIVLGFMLLALIWEFDFPPFMVLIIAILNDGTIMTISKDRVKPSPLPDSWKLAEIFATGIILGGYLAMMTVIFFWAAYKTDFFPRIFGVSTLEKTAHDDFRKLASAVYLQVSTISQALIFVTRSRSWSYVERPGLLLVAAFFIAQLVATLIAVYANWSFSAIEGIGWGWAGVIWLYNIVFYIPLDIIKFLIRYALSGRAWDLVLEQRIAFTRQKDFGKEQRELQWAHAQRTLHGLQVPDTKLFNETTNFSELNQLAEEAKRRAEIARLRELHTLKGHVESVVRLKGLDIDTIQQAYTV, from the exons ATGGGGGAAAAGCCTGAAGTTTTGGATGCTGTGTTGAAGGAAATTGTGGATTTG GAAAACATACCCATTGACGAAGTTTTTGAGAATCTGAGGTGTACGAAGGAGGGTCTGTCAAATGAGGCTGCGGAGGAGAGATTAACCATTTTTGGACACAACAAGCTCGAGGAGAAAAAG GAGagcaaattcttgaagttcttGGGTTTTATGTGGAATCCTCTTTCATGGGTCATGGAAGCTGCGGCTATCATGTCCATTGCCCTTGCAAATGGGGGA GGAAAGCCTCCGGATTGGCAAGACTTTGTGGGTATTATCACTTTGCTCGTAATTAACTCCACAATTAGTTTTATAGAGGAGAATAATGCTGGAAATGCAGCTGCTGCTCTCATGGCTCGTCTAGCTCCAAAAGCAAAA GTTCTTAGAGATGGGAAATGGAGTGAGGAAGATGCTTCTATTTTAGTTCCTGGTGACATTATCAGTATTAAACTCGGAGATATAATTCCTGCTGATTCTCGTTTGCTTGATGGTGATCCACTGAAAATTGATCAg TCTGCCCTAACGGGCGAGTCCCTTCCGGTGACGAAAGGGCCAGGGGACGGTATTTACTCTGGATCTACATGCAAACAAGGAGAAATTGAGGCCATTGTTATTGCAACCGGGGTTCACACATTTTTCGGAAAGGCCGCTCACCTTGTTGATTCTACTAACCAAGTGGGGCATTTCCAAAAG GTTTTAACTGCAATTGGGAACTTTTGCATTTGCTCTATCGCGGTTGGAATGGTTATAGAGATTGTAGTTATGTACCCTATTCAGCATAGGAAATATCGCCCTGGGATTGACAATCTACTTGTGCTTCTCATTGGAGGAATTCCGATTGCTATGCCTACTGTCCTTTCCGTTACAATGGCAATTGGTTCTCATCGTCTGGCTCAACAG GGAGCTATTACAAAGAGAATGACTGCTATAGAAGAGATGGCTGGCATGGATGTGCTTTGCAGCGATAAAACGGGGACTTTAACACTGAACAAGCTTACAGTTGACAAGAATCTCATTGAG GTTTTTGCGAAAGGCGTCAATGCAGATACTGTCGTGCTAATGGCAGCTCAAGCTTCTCGTACAGAAAACCAGGATGCCATAGACTGTGCTATAGTTGGGATGCTGGCTGATCCGAAGGAG GCACGTGCTGGAATACGAGAAGTACACTTCCTTCCTTTCAACCCTACTGACAAGCGTACGGCATTGACTTACTTAGATGGTGAAGGTAATATGCACAGGGTCAGTAAAGGTGCACCTGAGCAG ATTCTAAACCTTGCACGCAATAAGTCAGACATAGAGCGAAGGGTTCATGCTGTGATTGACAAGTTTGCAGAACGAGGTTTAAGATCGCTTGCTGTGGCATACCAG GAAGTTCCGGAAAGAACAAAAGAAAGCCCAGGAGGCCCGTGGCAATTCATTGGTCTCATGCCACTTTTTGATCCACCGAGACATGATAGTGCGGAAACTATAAGAAGGGCATTGGATCTTGGAGTAAATGTCAAAATGATAACTG GGGATCAACTGGCCATTGGCAAGGAAACAGGACGGAGGTTGGGAATGGGAACTAATATGTATCCCTCATCAGCTTTGTTGGGCCAGAATAAGGATGAATCGATTGCTGCTTTGCCAATTGATGAGCTTATAGAGAAAGCCGACGGCTTTGCTGGTGTTTTCCCAG AGCACAAATACGAAATAGTAAAACGTCTTCAAGCCAGGAAACATATCTGTGGAATGACCGGAGATGGAGTAAATGATGCTCCTGCTCTGAAGAAGGCTGATATTGGGATTGCTGTTGCTGATGCAACAGACGCGGCTCGCAGTGCTTCTGACATTGTGCTTACTGAACCTGGTCTCAGTGTTATAATTAGCGCTGTTTTAACTAGTCGGGCAATCTTCCAGAGGATGAAAAATTACACG ATTTATGCTGTTTCGATTACAATACGTATTGTG CTTGGTTTCATGCTACTGGCTCTAATATGGGAATTCGACTTTCCTCCTTTTATGGTGCTAATCATTGCAATACTCAATGATG GTACCATTATGACAATATCTAAAGATAGAGTTAAACCATCTCCACTTCCGGACAGCTGGAAGCTTGCTGAAATTTTTGCAACGGGAATCATCCTTGGTGGTTACCTGGCCATGATGACTGTCATTTTCTTTTGGGCAGCTTATAAAACAGACTTCTTTCCG CGCATATTTGGGGTGTCAACACTTGAAAAAACTGCTCATGATGACTTTAGAAAGCTTGCTTCAGCAGTATATCTTCAAGTGAGCACTATCAGTCAAGCTCTAATATTTGTTACAAGATCCCGAAGCTGGTCATATGTCGAGCGTCCTGGTTTATTGCTTGTAGCCGCGTTTTTTATTGCCCAACTG GTTGCTACACTGATTGCTGTGTATGCAAATTGGAGCTTTTCAGCTATTGAAGGAATTGGATGGGGTTGGGCTGGAGTAATTTGGCTTTATAATATCGTTTTCTATATCCCGCttgatattatcaaatttctAATACGATATGCTCTCAGTGGGAGGGCTTGGGATCTTGTTCTTGAGCAACGG ATTGCCTTTACAAGGCAAAAAGATTTTGGAAAAGAACAGCGTGAGCTTCAATGGGCACATGCACAAAGGACCCTTCACGGGCTGCAAGTTCCCGATACCAAATTGTTTAACGAAACTACAAATTTTTCGGAACTCAATCAGTTGGCCGAGGAAGCAAAACGAAGAGCTGAAATCGCTAG ATTAAGGGAGCTGCATACATTGAAAGGACACGTCGAATCAGTGGTGAGGCTGAAGGGTCTTGATATAGATACGATTCAGCAGGCGTACACTGTATGA
- the LOC140822861 gene encoding protein NRT1/ PTR FAMILY 4.6-like isoform X1 encodes MDKGQPFNMWEGYADWKNRPALKDQHGGVPAATFVLVAEVLENLAYLANASNLVLYLSKFMHFSPSASANIVTNFMGTAFLLALLGGFLSDSYFTTYSIYLISATTEFLGLLILTVQAHTPSLKPPVSASVNRNASSEEVNSGNAAMLFIGLYLVALGVGGIKGSLPSHGAEQFDEHTSHGRKQRSTFFNNYVFCLSCGALIAVTFVVWVEDNKGWQWGLGIATTAILISIPIFLLGSSKYRIKIPIGSPITTILKVIIAALYKFWISRKTKSATENASPTPSNTKVDMDNGKNVTRDLNFLNKALEATPTSSWLRCTVKQVEEVKSVLKILPIFMSTIMLNCCLAQLSTFSIQQAATMNTKVGSLRIPPASLPVFPILFIMILAPFYNHIITPFSKKLTNTETGVTHLQRIGIGLVLSIIAMAVAALVETKRKQVALQSGLTDSTQPLPLTCLWVALQYLFLGSADLFSLAGMMDFFFTEAPYSMRSLATSLSWASLAMGYYLSSVLVRLVNSISGAFRPTPWLYGTNLNHYQLDKFYWFMCVLSVLNFLHYLFWARKYTQRTSQIDDGEEIEMQNASPDV; translated from the exons ATG GATAAAGGGCAACCTTTCAACATGTGGGAAGGCTACGCAGATTGGAAAAACAGACCAGCCCTCAAAGACCAACACGGTGGTGTGCCTGCAGCCACTTTTGTTTTGG TTGCAGAAGTCTTGGAGAACTTAGCGTACCTTGCTAATGCAAGCAACTTGGTACTTTATCTGTCAAAGTTCATGCATTTTTCTCCATCAGCTTCAGCAAACATCGTTACCAACTTCATGGGCACTGCTTTCCTCCTTGCTCTCCTAGGCGGCTTCTTATCCGACTCCTACTTCACCACCTACTCGATCTATCTGATAAGTGCAACAACAGAATTTCTG GGTCTGTTGATACTCACCGTGCAAGCTCACACGCCTTCACTGAAACCACCAGTTTCCGCCTCAGTTAACAGAAATGCTTCAAGCGAGGAAGTTAACAGTGGGAATGCAGCAATGTTATTTATAGGCCTCTATTTGGTAGCGCTAGGTGTTGGAGGAATAAAAGGTTCACTTCCTTCACACGGTGCGGAGCAATTTGATGAGCACACTTCACACGGAAGGAAGCAGAGATCAACATTCTTCAATAACTATGTGTTCTGTCTCTCTTGTGGAGCATTAATTGCAGTAACATTTGTGGTGTGGGTTGAAGATAATAAAGGTTGGCAGTGGGGACTCGGAATAGCAACCACAGCAATCTTGATCTCCATACCAATTTTCCTCCTCGGCTCTTCTAAATACAGGATCAAAATTCCCATAGGAAGCCCAATTACAACCATATTGAAG GTAATAATAGCTGCATTATACAAGTTTTGGATTTCAAGGAAAACAAAGAGTGCCACGGAAAATGCAAGCCCAACCCCATCGAATACAAAGGTGGACATGGACAATGGAAAAAACGTTACCAGAGATCTCAATTTCCTTAACAAAGCATTAGAGGCCACACCAACCTCATCATGGCTTCGCTGCACAGTGAAACAAGTAGAAGAAGTGAAATCTGTCCTTAAGATTCTTCCCATATTCATGTCAACCATTATGCTTAACTGCTGCCTCGCTCAGCTTTCTACCTTCTCCATACAACAAGCAGCCACCATGAACACTAAAGTCGGATCTTTAAGAATTCCACCAGCCTCTCTTCCGGTATTTCCCATCCTCTTCATAATGATATTAGCACCATTCTACAACCACATTATCACACCATTTTCAAAGAAACTGACCAACACCGAAACGGGAGTCACACATCTACAACGAATCGGAATCGGGCTAGTTCTTTCTATCATAGCCATGGCAGTAGCTGCTTTGGTTGAAACAAAACGGAAGCAGGTTGCATTACAATCAGGCCTAACAGACTCAACCCAACCTCTACCACTTACATGCCTCTGGGTGGCTCTGCAATACCTTTTTCTCGGTTCAGCCGATCTTTTCAGCTTGGCTGGCATGATGGATTTTTTCTTCACAGAAGCCCCATATAGCATGAGATCATTGGCAACATCTCTATCATGGGCATCACTAGCAATGGGTTACTATCTCAGTTCGGTACTAGTACGCTTGGTGAACTCCATCTCTGGAGCATTTCGTCCAACCCCTTGGCTCTACGGGACAAATTTAAACCATTATCAGCTGGACAAATTTTACTGGTTCATGTGCGTATTAAGTGTATTGAACTTCTTGCATTATCTCTTCTGGGCAAGAAAATACACACAAAGAACATCACAAATTGACGATGGAGAGGAGATTGAAATGCAGAATGCGTCACCCGATGTTTAA